A single genomic interval of Longimicrobium sp. harbors:
- a CDS encoding TIGR02678 family protein has protein sequence MITSDVARAAEFRICAEALIDRPIVTAADDRPLLDRIRRHQPALQSTFGRLTGWRVQAHPEFARLVKTPARAEASHGLAWARGRTDYALLTWVLWYGEHTGGRRFTVSQIAEEIKLRSTAPGDPGLDWASRDQRLAARRVFRGLEELGVLRLQDGSVDEWADENGKRDALYAWGDAAWRLHVGIPASELERLAEGRPAAASPAPPDGTDELRLYRTLLLNPALFRRDDPAAFRLLDAKESLARVIHNLKYLTNWELEVTPEYARVLRPARSDDAVQTPIPVTSGLAHAVLCFCGLLRERQQAGRLVSAGNEAFLIDESRIWQDLDELQKRFGAKWGKTMQQQKVSALADDVVAEMKAWGLMRDTEEPSQYLVLPTAGRLAAHYAGEAVSDDEAEDR, from the coding sequence ATGATCACTAGCGATGTCGCGCGCGCTGCCGAGTTCCGCATTTGCGCCGAGGCGCTCATCGATCGGCCCATCGTCACCGCCGCGGACGACCGGCCCCTGCTGGACCGGATCCGCCGCCATCAGCCCGCGCTCCAGTCCACCTTCGGACGGCTGACCGGCTGGCGCGTGCAGGCGCACCCGGAATTCGCGCGGCTGGTCAAGACGCCAGCCAGGGCCGAAGCGTCGCACGGGCTGGCGTGGGCGCGGGGACGGACGGACTACGCGCTGCTCACGTGGGTGCTGTGGTACGGCGAACACACGGGTGGCCGCAGGTTCACCGTGTCGCAGATCGCCGAAGAGATCAAGCTGCGCAGCACGGCGCCGGGCGATCCCGGGCTGGACTGGGCATCGCGCGACCAGCGGCTGGCGGCGCGGCGCGTGTTCCGCGGGCTGGAGGAATTGGGCGTACTGCGGCTGCAGGACGGCAGCGTCGACGAGTGGGCGGACGAAAACGGCAAGCGCGACGCGCTGTACGCCTGGGGCGACGCCGCATGGCGCCTGCACGTGGGCATCCCCGCGTCGGAGCTGGAGAGGCTGGCGGAGGGCCGGCCGGCCGCCGCGTCCCCCGCCCCGCCTGACGGCACGGACGAGCTCCGTCTTTATCGCACGCTGCTCCTGAACCCCGCCCTCTTCCGCCGCGACGATCCCGCCGCGTTCCGGCTGCTGGACGCGAAGGAAAGCCTCGCCCGGGTGATCCACAACCTCAAGTACCTGACGAACTGGGAGCTGGAGGTGACGCCGGAATACGCGCGCGTGCTGCGCCCGGCCCGCTCCGACGATGCGGTGCAGACGCCCATTCCGGTCACCTCAGGCCTGGCGCACGCCGTCCTCTGCTTCTGCGGGCTGCTGCGCGAGCGGCAGCAGGCGGGCCGGCTGGTCTCAGCGGGGAACGAAGCCTTTCTGATCGATGAGAGCCGCATCTGGCAGGATCTCGATGAATTGCAGAAGCGGTTCGGCGCCAAGTGGGGAAAGACCATGCAGCAGCAGAAGGTGAGCGCGCTGGCGGACGACGTGGTCGCCGAGATGAAGGCGTGGGGGCTGATGCGCGATACGGAGGAGCCCAGCCAGTACCTGGTGCTCCCCACCGCCGGGCGCCTGGCCGCGCACTATGCCGGCGAGGCGGTTTCGGACGACGAGGCGGAGGATCGATGA